From one Lolium rigidum isolate FL_2022 chromosome 4, APGP_CSIRO_Lrig_0.1, whole genome shotgun sequence genomic stretch:
- the LOC124647899 gene encoding probable aspartic proteinase GIP2, with translation MPHSTKPNMARSSHLVVSTATALLLLLLSTCSCRAASSSGKNPTAVVLPVRKDGATSQYVTSFRQRTPQTPVTAVLDLGGATLWVDCDPGSYASSSYARVPCASKPCRLARTAACATSCVGAPSPGCLNDTCGGFPENTVTRVATGGNLITDVLSVPTTFRPTPGPLAAAPAFLFACGAKFLTEGLASGAAGMASLSRARFALPTQLAATFRFSPKFALCLPSTTSAGVVVFGDAPYAFQPGVDLSAGSLLYTPLLVNNVSTAGVSGKGDKSTEYFIGVTAIKVNGRVVPLNATLLGIDKQGVGGTKLSTVAPYTVLESSIHRAVTDAFAAETAMIPRVAAVAPFRLCYDGSKVGSTRVGPLI, from the coding sequence ATGCCACACTCTACCAAGCCCAACATGGCACGTTCGTCCCATCTCGTCGTTTCCACCGCCACcgctctgctcctcctcctcctgtcgACGTGCTCCTGCCGCGCGGCGAGCAGCAGCGGCAAGAACCCGACCGCCGTGGTGCTGCCGGTGCGCAAGGACGGCGCGACGAGTCAGTACGTGACCAGCTTCCGGCAGCGCACTCCGCAGACGCCCGTGACGGCGGTGCTCGACCTGGGCGGCGCCACACTCTGGGTGGACTGCGACCCCGGGTCGTACGCGTCCTCCTCCTACGCCCGCGTGCCGTGCGCGTCCAAGCCGTGCCGCCTGGCCCGCACGGCCGCCTGCGCCACCAGCTGCGTCGGCGCGCCGTCGCCCGGGTGCCTCAACGACACCTGCGGCGGGTTTCCCGAGAACACCGTCACGCGCGTCGCCACCGGCGGCAACCTCATCACCGACGTGCTGTCCGTGCCCACCACCTTCCGCCCGACGCCGGGgccgctcgccgccgcgccggcgTTCCTGTTCGCCTGCGGCGCCAAGTTCCTCACCGAGGGCCTCGCGTCGGGCGCCGCCGGCATGGCGTCGCTCAGCCGCGCGCGGTTCGCGCTCCCCACGCAGCTCGCCGCCACCTTCCGCTTCTCGCCCAAGTTCGCGCTCTGCCTCCCCTCGACCACCTCGGCCGGGGTCGTCGTCTTCGGGGACGCGCCCTACGCGTTCCAGCCCGGGGTGGACCTCTCCGCCGGCTCGCTCCTCTACACGCCGCTCCTCGTCAACAACGTGAGCACCGCGGGGGTCTCCGGCAAGGGTGACAAGTCGACCGAGTACTTCATCGGCGTGACGGCCATCAAGGTGAACGGCCGTGTCGTTCCGCTGAACGCCACGCTGCTGGGAATCGACAAGCAGGGCGTGGGCGGCACCAAGCTGAGCACGGTCGCGCCATACACCGTGCTGGAGAGCTCCATCCACAGGGCCGTCACCGACGCGTTCGCGGCGGAGACGGCCATGATCCCTCGCGTGGCCGCCGTGGCGCCGTTCAGGCTCTGCTACGACGGGAGCAAGGTGGGGAGCACCCGCGTCGGTCCgttaatatga